In Cucurbita pepo subsp. pepo cultivar mu-cu-16 chromosome LG04, ASM280686v2, whole genome shotgun sequence, the following are encoded in one genomic region:
- the LOC111792261 gene encoding 7-deoxyloganetin glucosyltransferase-like — translation MHKPHAVCIPFPAQSHINAMLSVAKLLHQKGFHITFVNTEYNHKRILKSRGSNSLDDLPSFRFRTIPDSMPVADDDDIDAPQDLPTLCIAVSNDFLAPFCSLLSQLNHDDDDDFPVVSCIVSDGFMSFTIRAAAEFSIPVAHFFPFSACSLWGFSNLGELVKRGITPLKDESYLTNGYLETTIDWIRGMKNIRLKDLPSFARTTNPNDIFLNFVIQETERTAKASAIILNTFDALEQEVLDVLSQILPPIYTIGPVHLFTDKTKEKKLEKIATNLWEENPNCLDWLDSNEPNSVVYVNFGSIAVMTNQNLIEFAWGLANSGKPFLWIIRPDLVIGVEDDYDYDYDYYSTILPIGFFEKIRGRGMIASWCAQKEVLKHPSVAGFLTHCGWNSIIESLCAGVPMILWPYFADQPTNCRYCCVEWGIGLEIDSDVKRDEVERCVNEVMEGEKGKDMKKKVMELKNLAEESCKFGGSSYCNLDELILQILSKDRT, via the exons ATGCATAAGCCCCATGCTGTATGCATTCCTTTCCCAGCACAAAGCCACATAAACGCAATGCTAAGTGTAGCAAAGCTTCTTCATCAAAAGGGCTTTCACATAACATTCGTCAACACCGAATACAATCACAAGCGTATACTCAAGTCGAGAGGTTCGAATTCTCTCGACGACTTACCGAGCTTTCGCTTTAGAACGATTCCTGATAGCATGCCCGTGGCcgacgacgacgacatcgACGCCCCGCAAGACCTACCGACTCTTTGTATCGCCGTCTCGAATGATTTCTTAGCTCCTTTTTGCAGCCTTCTTTCTCAACTTAaccatgatgatgatgatgattttcCTGTTGTTAGTTGTATTGTTAGTGATGGTTTTATGTCGTTCACTATTCGAGCTGCTGCTGAGTTTAGCATTCCGGTGGCTCACTTTTTTCCGTTTAGTGCTTGCAGCTTGTGGGGATTTAGCAATTTAGGCGAACTTGTGAAGCGAGGGATTACTCCATTGAAAG ATGAAAGCTACTTGACGAACGGGTATCTCGAAACCACCATAGATTGGATTCGAGGGATGAAAAACATCCGACTTAAAGATCTACCGAGCTTCGCAAGAACAACGAATCCAAATGACatctttctaaattttgtaattcaaGAAACAGAAAGAACAGCAAAAGCTTCAGCTATTATATTGAACACTTTTGATGCATTAGAACAAGAAGTATTGGATGttctttctcaaattcttCCTCCCATTTACACCATTGGTCCAGTCCATTTGTTCACAGACAAaacaaaggagaagaaattagaaaaaatagcTACAAATCTTTGGGAAGAGAATCCAAATTGCCTCGATTGGCTCGATTCGAACGAACCCAATTCGGTGGTTTACGTAAATTTTGGTAGCATAGCCGTGATGACAAACCAAAATCTTATCGAATTTGCATGGGGACTTGCAAATAGTGGGAAACCCTTTTTGTGGATCATAAGGCCAGATCTTGTTATTGGAGTCGAAgatgattatgattatgattatgattattattcgACGATTTTACCAATTGGGTTCTTTGAAAAGATACGAGGAAGAGGAATGATAGCGAGTTGGTGTGCTCAAAAAGAGGTATTGAAACACCCATCGGTGGCGGGATTCTTGACACATTGTGGTTGGAATTCGATTATCGAGAGCCTTTGTGCGGGAGTGCCTATGATTTTGTGGCCTTATTTTGCTGATCAGCCCACGAATTGTCGATATTGTTGCGTGGAATGGGGGATTGGTTTGGAAATTGATAGCGATGTGAAGCGGGATGAGGTCGAGCGATGTGTTAACGAGGTGATGGAAGGGGAGAAAGGGAAGgatatgaagaagaaagtgatGGAGTTGAAGAATTTGGCTGAAGAATCTTGTAAGTTTGGAGGTTCTTCTTATTGCAACCTTGATGAACTTATACTCCAAATACTATCGAAGGATCGAACGTGA
- the LOC111792714 gene encoding metacaspase-1-like, which yields MDTKSECCCCKIKNNHTKLTPFKCKCIKFKPSSSSSSDVGALYTSRDDESGAEMDLQPPPSPMKSLSSSASDGRVRKRALLCGVSYKNWKHRLHGTVNDVLNMQDLLINHFSYLKQNIRILTEDEANPERIPTKKNIQSSLKWLVEDCYGGESLVFYFSGHGLRQPDFAMDELDGYDETICPVDFLEEGMISDNEINATIVSPLRSGVNLHAIVDACHSGTILDLAYVYDRTRDEWIDNRPPSGASKATSGGLAISLSACGDDQFAADTSILTGKSMNGAMTFILIDLIKTCGNVTYGHLLDCMHNAVEKANKRGCIAFTFFRRLFGYKQIQEPLLSSSEMFDVHKKIFTL from the exons ATGGATACCAAAAGTGAATGTTGCTGTTGCAAGATCAAGAACAACCACACAAAACTCACTCCCTTCAAATGCAAATGCATCAAGTTcaaaccttcttcttcttcctcctccgaTGTCGGGGCACTGTACACGAGTCGGGATGATGAATCGGGGGCGGAGATGGACCTCCAGCCACCACCGTCCCCGATGAAAAGCCTCTCCTCCTCTGCGTCGGACGGGCGGGTGAGGAAGCGAGCTCTCCTATGTGGGGTGAGTTACAAGAATTGGAAGCATAGGCTACATGGGACCGTGAATGATGTGTTGAATATGCAAGATTTGTTGATCAACCATTTCTCATATCTCAAACAAAACATTCGTATTCTTACAG AAGACGAAGCAAATCCAGAGCGAATTCCGACGAAGAAGAACATTCAGAGCAGTCTAAAATGGCTAGTGGAGGATTGCTACGGAGGCGAAAGCCTGGTGTTCTATTTCTCCGGCCACGGATTGCGGCAGCCGGATTTCGCAATGGACGAACTCGACGGCTACGACGAGACCATATGCCCTGTCGATTTCTTGGAGGAAGGAATGATTAGCGACAACGAAATCAACGCCACAATCGTTTCGCCTCTCAGAAGCGGCGTCAATCTCCACGCCATTGTAGACGCTTGCCACAGCGGAACCATTCTGGATCTCGCCTATGTTTACGATCGCACCAG GGATGAGTGGATCGATAATCGGCCGCCGTCGGGGGCGAGTAAGGCGACTAGCGGCGGATTGGCGATTTCTTTGAGTGCCTGTGGAGATGATCAGTTCGCTGCTGATACTTCC ATATTAACCGGAAAGTCGATGAACGGAGCAATGACATTCATTTTAATCGACTTGATAAAGACTTGTGGGAACGTTACATATGGACATCTCTTGGATTGCATGCACAATGCTGTTGAGAAAGCCAACAAACGAGGCTGTATCGCCTTCACGTTCTTCCGAAGATTGTTTGGGTATAAGCAAATTCAG GAACCTCTACTGTCGTCGTCAGAGATGTTTGATGTGCAcaagaaaatatttacattgtaa